Proteins from a genomic interval of Bacteroidia bacterium:
- a CDS encoding sodium:solute symporter family protein — translation MSLHPIDISIILAYLIFTIFIGFWISKKASKNLNSYFLGDNQIKWYFLGLSNASGMFDISGTMWTVTILFVYGLKSAWIPWLWPVWNQVFVMVFLAVWLRRSNVMTGAQWITHRFGEERGARLSHIIVTVFAIISVFGFIAYFFVGIGKFAEIFFPWDLSFSLASLNFSSAESYAMLIIAITTLYVIKGGMYSVVLTEVIQFVIMTISCLVIAYIAFTSVSADQISEAVPAGWKELFFGWELNLDWTGYLDSVNDKIDQDGFELIGYLVMMMIFKGIFASLAGPVPSYDMQRILSTRTPSEAAKMSGLTMLVLYFPRYLMVTGFTVLALVFLIPEFEAMGSNIDFETVLPLAIERFVPVGFKGLLLAGLLAAFMSTFAAFINSAPAYVVNDLYKKYINPHASDKTYVRYSYISSLILVVIGVFGGFFADSINALTVWITSALYGGYAAANVLKWIWWRFNGFGYFLGMLAGLIAATFVPGLFPDTSAIYLFPIILAFSFGGCILGTFISPPDNREVLKSFYKQTRPWGFWNPIIEDLKRDDPGFEPNNDLGRDSLNVIVGIIWQMTLTIMPIYIMIKEFGPFWIAFLVFLLGTYFLKVNWYDHLHKADLSLIEEKKSKV, via the coding sequence ATGAGCCTACATCCGATCGATATAAGCATAATCCTTGCCTACCTGATTTTCACTATCTTCATTGGCTTTTGGATTTCGAAGAAAGCTTCCAAAAATCTAAATTCCTATTTTTTAGGGGATAATCAAATAAAATGGTATTTCCTGGGCCTTTCAAACGCATCGGGAATGTTTGATATCTCAGGGACTATGTGGACAGTCACCATCCTTTTTGTCTATGGATTAAAAAGTGCATGGATTCCCTGGCTTTGGCCCGTCTGGAATCAGGTATTTGTCATGGTCTTCCTTGCCGTCTGGCTGCGAAGGTCCAATGTCATGACAGGAGCCCAATGGATCACCCATCGCTTTGGTGAAGAACGAGGAGCTCGACTTTCACACATTATCGTTACCGTATTTGCAATCATAAGTGTCTTTGGATTCATCGCCTATTTCTTTGTCGGAATTGGGAAGTTCGCCGAAATATTTTTCCCCTGGGATCTGTCTTTTAGTCTGGCTTCTTTAAATTTTAGTTCGGCAGAATCCTATGCGATGCTCATTATCGCTATTACCACTTTGTATGTCATCAAAGGGGGAATGTATAGCGTGGTACTTACCGAGGTGATACAGTTTGTAATTATGACCATCTCCTGTCTGGTGATTGCCTATATCGCTTTTACAAGTGTGAGTGCTGATCAAATTTCAGAAGCAGTTCCCGCAGGTTGGAAAGAACTATTTTTTGGTTGGGAGCTTAACCTGGATTGGACAGGATACCTGGATTCTGTCAATGATAAAATTGATCAGGATGGCTTCGAATTGATTGGCTATCTGGTCATGATGATGATATTCAAAGGCATCTTTGCCAGTCTGGCAGGTCCAGTACCGAGTTATGACATGCAAAGAATTCTTTCAACTCGTACGCCCTCAGAGGCTGCTAAAATGAGTGGGCTTACCATGTTGGTTTTGTATTTCCCGCGATACTTGATGGTTACAGGTTTTACCGTACTCGCACTGGTTTTCCTGATCCCTGAATTTGAGGCTATGGGGAGTAATATCGATTTTGAAACCGTACTTCCCCTCGCAATTGAGAGATTCGTTCCAGTAGGATTCAAAGGTTTATTGCTAGCTGGATTATTGGCGGCCTTCATGAGTACTTTTGCCGCCTTTATCAATTCTGCTCCGGCTTATGTGGTAAATGATTTATATAAAAAGTACATCAATCCCCATGCTTCCGACAAAACCTATGTTCGCTATAGTTATATCTCTTCTCTTATCCTGGTTGTAATAGGGGTATTTGGCGGATTTTTTGCCGATTCGATTAATGCACTGACCGTTTGGATTACTTCAGCTCTCTATGGAGGGTATGCTGCCGCAAATGTATTGAAGTGGATTTGGTGGCGATTCAATGGCTTTGGATATTTTCTCGGCATGTTGGCGGGATTGATAGCCGCTACTTTTGTCCCTGGTTTGTTTCCGGATACCTCTGCTATTTATCTTTTCCCCATTATCCTTGCCTTCTCATTCGGTGGATGTATCCTTGGTACTTTTATTAGTCCTCCCGATAATCGTGAAGTACTTAAAAGCTTCTACAAACAAACCCGACCCTGGGGATTTTGGAACCCCATTATTGAGGACCTCAAAAGAGATGATCCTGGCTTTGAACCAAATAATGACCTTGGCAGAGATTCTTTAAATGTGATTGTCGGTATAATCTGGCAAATGACATTAACCATTATGCCAATCTATATTATGATCAAGGAATTTGGACCTTTCTGGATAGCCTTTCTGGTATTCCTGCTGGGAACATATTTCCTCAAAGTAAATTGGTATGACCATTTACATAAAGCAGATTTGAGTCTGATAGAAGAGAAAAAATCAAAGGTTTAA
- a CDS encoding PLP-dependent aminotransferase family protein, protein MLPYKNLIKLDRNSNHPVFLQIVNQLILIIQRGQLQPSAKLPGSRSLSQSLNVHRNTVVKALEELQAIGWIEIIPNKGAFVVESLPVSTPSNWQEGDTYEGSGKEAFSFYEYPELSAPYSFEHPLSFDDGLPDIRLAPIDELARAYARNMRHLAHKKRLTYTDAAGNKKLKEHLVKLLNESRGLNIDEENIMITRGTIMAIHLSILVSVRKGDKVIVGESNYQTANTILTHFGAELRKVPVDENGLQTEAIEELCRKEKIRAIYLTSHHHHPTTVTLSPERRIQLLSLAERFNFLILEDDYDYDYHYKNTPILPLASAEQKDRVLYLGSFTKVLAPAFRVGYLVAPKRVIKELPKLRRLIDRQGDIVLEQSMGDLIEDGSLRRHLRKSWKLYKERRDYACQILEEEFSDYLSFRKPAGGMAIWTKFDKKLNLIELSKDLLERGLFLSSGTIFNEIGKKQNACRLGFASLTKKELDQAFGILRDGIQAKLS, encoded by the coding sequence ATGCTGCCTTATAAAAATCTTATCAAATTAGATCGGAACTCCAATCATCCGGTTTTCCTTCAGATTGTCAATCAATTGATCCTGATTATTCAGCGAGGTCAATTGCAGCCTTCTGCTAAGCTTCCCGGCTCCAGAAGTCTTTCTCAAAGCCTCAATGTCCACCGCAATACAGTTGTAAAGGCCCTCGAGGAATTACAAGCTATAGGTTGGATAGAGATCATTCCTAATAAAGGCGCCTTCGTGGTTGAAAGCCTGCCTGTTTCCACTCCTAGTAATTGGCAGGAAGGGGATACATATGAAGGTTCAGGGAAAGAAGCATTTTCATTCTATGAATACCCGGAACTTTCGGCACCTTATTCCTTTGAGCATCCTCTTTCTTTTGACGATGGTCTTCCCGACATCAGGCTTGCACCTATAGATGAATTGGCCAGGGCTTATGCGCGCAATATGAGGCACTTAGCTCATAAGAAAAGACTGACCTATACGGATGCAGCTGGTAACAAAAAGCTGAAAGAGCATTTGGTGAAACTTTTGAATGAAAGCAGGGGCCTAAATATAGATGAAGAAAACATCATGATTACCCGGGGGACGATTATGGCCATTCACTTATCTATTTTGGTTAGTGTCAGGAAGGGAGATAAAGTGATTGTAGGAGAAAGCAATTACCAAACGGCAAATACCATTCTCACACATTTCGGAGCAGAATTGAGGAAAGTGCCTGTGGATGAAAATGGCTTGCAAACGGAGGCTATAGAAGAGCTTTGTCGGAAGGAAAAAATCCGGGCCATTTACCTAACCTCCCATCACCATCATCCAACGACCGTCACCCTTAGTCCTGAGCGAAGAATTCAACTACTAAGTCTGGCAGAGCGATTCAACTTCCTCATTTTAGAGGACGATTATGACTATGACTACCATTATAAAAACACCCCGATTCTTCCCCTGGCCAGTGCCGAACAAAAAGATCGGGTTTTGTATTTGGGATCTTTCACCAAAGTATTGGCTCCAGCTTTTCGGGTGGGGTATTTGGTGGCTCCCAAACGGGTAATTAAAGAACTTCCCAAATTGAGACGCCTTATAGACCGCCAAGGGGATATCGTGCTAGAGCAAAGCATGGGAGATCTGATCGAAGACGGAAGTTTGCGGAGACATTTGCGGAAATCATGGAAACTATATAAGGAAAGAAGGGATTATGCCTGCCAGATTCTGGAAGAGGAATTTTCTGACTATCTCAGTTTTAGAAAACCGGCGGGTGGTATGGCGATATGGACCAAGTTTGATAAGAAACTCAATTTGATAGAACTGAGTAAAGACTTGTTGGAACGCGGACTCTTTCTATCCAGCGGAACCATCTTCAATGAAATCGGGAAAAAACAAAATGCTTGTCGCTTGGGATTTGCTTCTCTAACTAAAAAGGAATTAGATCAGGCCTTTGGAATCCTGAGAGATGGAATACAAGCCAAACTTTCTTAG
- a CDS encoding glycoside hydrolase family 130 protein, with translation MNMDINIPWEDRPEGFGDILWRYSQNPVIGRYHIPSSNSIFNSAVVPFGEGFAGVFRCDNRSVQMNIHAGFSKEGLNWEIEDTPIQMQSDHPEILHSSYKYDPRVCKIDDKYWVSWCNGYYGPTIGIAYTYDFKTFHQCENALLPFNRNGVLFPQKIQGKYALISRPSDNGHTPFGDIFLSYSPDMKYWGEHRMVMQVSPFEESGWQSLKIGAGPVPIYTEEGWLFIYHGVINTANGYRYSMGAAILDLEDPSKVLYRSRRYLLAPAELYELTGDVPNVVFPCAALQEGDKLAIYYGAADTVTALAFGYVSEILAFIKEHNF, from the coding sequence ATAAATATGGATATTAACATTCCCTGGGAAGATCGGCCGGAGGGATTCGGCGATATTTTGTGGAGATACTCCCAAAATCCGGTTATCGGCCGATATCATATACCTAGTTCGAATAGCATCTTCAATAGTGCAGTCGTTCCATTCGGAGAAGGATTTGCAGGAGTTTTTCGCTGTGATAATCGCAGTGTCCAGATGAATATCCATGCAGGATTTAGTAAAGAAGGGCTCAATTGGGAAATTGAGGATACCCCTATCCAAATGCAATCAGACCATCCGGAGATTCTCCACTCCAGTTATAAATACGATCCAAGGGTCTGCAAGATTGACGATAAATATTGGGTGAGCTGGTGCAATGGGTACTATGGTCCTACTATCGGCATTGCGTATACCTATGACTTCAAGACTTTTCATCAATGCGAAAATGCCCTTTTGCCATTTAACCGAAATGGTGTTCTTTTTCCTCAGAAAATACAGGGAAAATATGCTTTGATCAGTCGACCCAGTGATAATGGACATACCCCTTTTGGAGATATCTTTCTGAGTTATAGTCCTGACATGAAATATTGGGGAGAGCATCGAATGGTCATGCAGGTTAGTCCGTTTGAGGAAAGTGGATGGCAGAGTTTAAAAATTGGAGCGGGTCCGGTTCCCATTTACACAGAAGAAGGTTGGCTCTTTATTTACCATGGAGTGATCAATACTGCCAATGGGTATAGATATTCGATGGGAGCGGCCATCCTCGATTTGGAAGATCCCTCAAAGGTCCTCTACCGTAGCCGACGTTATTTACTCGCCCCTGCAGAATTATATGAATTGACTGGCGATGTTCCCAATGTAGTCTTCCCTTGTGCAGCCTTGCAAGAGGGAGATAAACTAGCCATTTATTATGGAGCGGCGGATACCGTTACCGCTTTGGCGTTTGGCTATGTATCTGAGATTCTGGCCTTCATCAAAGAACATAATTTCTAA